A window from Actinomycetota bacterium encodes these proteins:
- a CDS encoding GntR family transcriptional regulator: MSSAAEKAYEAIRDGIVGGELPVGGRLREEELAGSIGVSRTPVREALRRLDAEGLVEFSPHRGAQVASWSDQDLDEIFGLRAVLESYGASLAATRVTPEALAGLAGLADAMEAASGRGQLDQVAELNNRFHGGVLAASGNQRLVGLLSGVVVVSLVRRTFHRYSPEALARSHAHHRELLAALAAGDPEWAASVMRSHVLAARAVLR, encoded by the coding sequence ATGTCGAGCGCGGCCGAGAAGGCGTACGAGGCCATCCGCGACGGGATCGTCGGCGGGGAGCTCCCGGTCGGGGGGCGGCTGCGCGAGGAGGAGCTGGCCGGCAGCATCGGGGTGAGCCGGACGCCGGTGCGGGAGGCGCTGCGGCGGCTCGACGCCGAGGGGCTGGTCGAGTTCTCGCCCCACCGGGGCGCCCAGGTGGCGTCCTGGAGCGACCAGGACCTGGACGAGATCTTCGGGCTGCGGGCGGTGCTGGAGAGCTACGGGGCGTCCCTGGCCGCGACCCGGGTCACCCCCGAGGCCCTGGCCGGGCTGGCCGGGCTGGCCGACGCCATGGAGGCGGCCAGCGGCCGTGGCCAGCTCGACCAGGTGGCCGAGCTCAACAACCGCTTCCACGGGGGCGTGCTGGCCGCCTCGGGCAACCAGCGGCTCGTCGGGCTGCTGTCGGGCGTGGTGGTGGTCTCGCTGGTCCGGCGGACCTTCCACCGCTACTCGCCCGAGGCCCTGGCCCGCAGCCACGCCCACCACCGGGAGCTGCTGGCCGCCCTGGCCGCCGGCGACCCCGAGTGGGCCGCCTCGGTGATGCGCTCCCACGTCCTGGCCGCCCGGGCGGTGCTGCGATGA